One part of the Eriocheir sinensis breed Jianghai 21 chromosome 6, ASM2467909v1, whole genome shotgun sequence genome encodes these proteins:
- the LOC126986751 gene encoding zinc metalloproteinase nas-14-like: protein MNDSLRHTLAGAWTLPPPLPGTSITIVDCHAALPPSPCLPSLFPPPLSRRHHHYHLTTPSTATRPSCGASGLGTPMFVFSYVCRLKVTFIIVMASSARWVVAAAVVVVVAARGCRAQHTQDNMRLGDALRWPGGAVTYHLGTNLTGETLRHIKEVVESLEAVTCLRFTPLRDRPAAGLAARVLYIRRGRSCFYEKVGPDGTGSVLLRLNRRCSGRRGALLHMFLHVLGVRHEHQRYDRNFYVTVNHHNIAPALVSQYTRHSWAASYVASAGLPYDYTSVMHHKPDAFAVDPSEPVLWPLVPCARAVIGQQDGMSRSDVARLNRLYGCEKHYLGNDIIGAVPYLKWRRHAFRLRQLQDHRRW, encoded by the coding sequence ATGAATGACAGTTTACGACACACGCTAGCAGGAGCGTGGACCTTGCCGCCGCCCCTCCCCGGCACCAGCATCACCATTGTTGATTGTCACGCCGCACTCCCGCCGTCACCATGTTTACCATCATTATTTCCGCCACCATTgtcacgccgccaccaccactaccacctgacGACACCTTCCACGGCGACGCGGCCTTCCTGTGGGGCGTCAGGGCTCGGGACACCGATGTTTGTTTTCTCGTATGTTTGTCGTCTCAAAGTCACGTTTATTATTGTCATGGCGTCGTCAGCTCGCTGGGTGGTggccgcggcggtggtggtggtcgtggccgCGCGGGGGTGCCGCGCCCAGCACACGCAGGACAACATGCGTCTCGGGGACGCGCTGCGCTGGCCCGGCGGCGCAGTCACCTACCACCTGGGCACCAACCTGACGGGCGAGACGCTGCGCCACAtcaaggaggtggtggagagccTGGAGGCGGTCACCTGCCTCAGGTTCACGCCTCTCCGGGACCGCCCCGCCGCCGGCCTCGCCGCCAGGGTGCTGTACATCCGCCGCGGGCGCAGCTGTTTCTACGAGAAGGTGGGCCCCGACGGCACGGGCTCCGTGCTGCTCAGGCTAAACAGGAGGTGCTCCGGGCGGCGCGGCGCGCTGCTGCACATGTTCCTGCACGTGCTGGGCGTGCGCCACGAGCACCAGCGCTACGACAGGAATTTCTACGTCACCGTCAACCACCACAACATCGCGCCCGCGCTCGTCAGCCAGTACACGCGGCACAGCTGGGCTGCGAGCTACGTGGCCAGCGCGGGGCTGCCCTACGACTACACCAGCGTAATGCACCACAAGCCCGACGCCTTCGCCGTGGACCCCAGCGAGCCCGTTCTGTGGCCGCTGGTGCCGTGCGCCCGGGCCGTCATTGGCCAGCAGGACGGGATGAGTCGCTCCGACGTGGCCAGACTCAACCGCCTCTACGGGTGCGAAAAACACTACCTTGGCAACGACATCATCGGGGCGGTGCCCTACCTCAAGTGGCGGCGGCACGCCTTCAGGCTGCGGCAGCTGCAGGACCACCGCCGCTGGTGA